The Mytilus galloprovincialis chromosome 11, xbMytGall1.hap1.1, whole genome shotgun sequence genome contains the following window.
TTCAGCAATtgtatggccccgcaacgaaatTGTCAGTGctatatagttttacccttttcCGATATTTCAAAATTtcgtaattccgtaattccgtaattcGAAAAATTCCGTAATTTCAAAATTTCGTAATTCTTAAATTCcttaattccgaaattccgtaatttcacaacaaaccattataccGAGTTTTTTtcctaaacgccttcagatattgggccgATATTTTTATGTGAGTTAAgcatgagttacagatcaagtttaagtttagtTCCGGTCCGCTAAATgttgctgaaattacgggctttggactttgataaattgttgaaaatcacagttatacagacttctTTTCTAAATGCATTAAGATATTGGactgatatttggtatgtgagttactcataatgagttacagatcaagtttaagttttgttccgcccactaatttttgccaaaattaagggtttacaattttaaaaattgttgaaaatcacagtttccagacttttttttctataagCATCCAGATTTagtgctgatttttttttatatgaaagactaccatcatgtttgtgtccacatatgttattaaatttgcacatttttcaactttttgagacgggaccattcgtgtcgctttgacacatctagttctaaataacaattacatttaactactgtatcactagcctgacaacattgaggttgtgagttcataTTGGGCCATTCTAGTTGATATCTGCTAAAGGGGGatggatggtcctttctgaggggtgtaaaatttatacatcttaggggTGAAATTTGGGTCTTTTTCATCTGACACGTACACTTATACGCAAACATTTCTGAGCGTCTTGCAGcagtatataattaaaaataattacatattaAGGGTTACAAAAAATACCTATTTCAGATCTAAGGTGTGCTTTGGAATGAAGACAGTTTCTTATTATGCATTATctggtattgtatttaaaattctgatgggtacaatccTTGCAGTAAAACATTCTGATAAGtcaatttttcccatgaaagcccatccacccaatatgaacagaaactctacatctgataggtcttaattaatagatctgataggtagtttttcatgatgttttttttctgataggtatgaaaaaaatatccccacctgtcagaaaataactggaatggcccattcCGGACGGGGCAGTTGTACTCGACTATAATATTTACTGACTGACATTGTAAGTTTTTTTGGCATTCGGGCTTCCTGTGTCGATTAGAACTGAACGACATGAAATAACACAGTAGTGTAAAAAGGGACTTTGGTATCAACCAATAACTTTTGTAGTTTTATGTTTGTGcattaatgttatattttattgttgtacAAACTGATAATTGATATTTAAGAGTTGACTAGAGTCTGTTATCgattaaaacatttgtttatttttgacaacCAAGAGCAAACCCCGAAATGTGAATTGTCTTCAGAATTCAGTttgattttatattcatatttcaatgaTATTATTAAGATGTAGTATTTCTCATTATTACTGATTGTTTAATGACATCTTATATCACACTTACAATTTTGATTATAACtaaacaacatgaaataacaCAACATGAAATAACACAGTAGTGTAAAAAGGGACTTTGGTATAAACCAATAACTTTTGTAGTTTTATGTTTGTgctttaatgatatattttattgttgtacAAACTGACAATTGATATTTAAGAGTTGAATAGAGTCTGTTATCGATTATAGATTATAGACATTCAGTTATTTTTGACGACCAAGCGCAAACCCCGAAATGTGAATTATCTTCAGAATTCAATTTGatgttatattcatatttcaatgaTGTTATTAGTATGTAGTATTTCTCATTATTACTGATATAtcacatttacaaatttgattatattattttaatacaGAAGAAAACACATTGATTGTCTACAAAGTAAAAGAAACGTGCCATACGAATCAACTACAGTTAGAGAAACAAACGATAGACATTATACAACCATTGAACTTCCACCAGATACAAAACATGATACATCAGATGATGGACAATTCATGGGCAATACAAGATAGATGTATGAGAATGCAGCGCGTATAATGCAAGCACATACCCGAGAAAAAATAGTATGTTAGTGACCTGATACAAAACGTTGACTACAAACAATAATCGTGAAATTGAATCAATCTGGAATACATGTTTAAATTGTCAAGGTATTCCTACTGCTTGAAAATAATAGTTGTTCGATAAACTCGCCATACATGAAACGAAAAATGTTCAGTGAGTTATGTTATATTGCAAGCAGTCAACCGTTAATGATTCACTTTCTAAAATTGACGAAAAGCAAATACATTCCGATCACCACGTATCTAAACTATCAAAATTAGAGATCATTTAGTTTAGCCCGGTCATCTCTGAGCTGACGATTATCTTCAgtattatacatattatatattaataaaaagttAGTGTATGTAATGCTTTTCATAACTTcatatattaattattttaatcaGCGTAGCTTAATTAATAAGCGCCGAAAAAAGTTCCATAGCTTGTTTCTTACCGTCTACGTTTATAAGTTGTCGGCAATGGATTGAAGGTAGTTTGTCTTGAATTTATGATGACTCGACCTGCGAAAAACTCGTCCAATTCAAACACTTTCACTTACTATTATACAGCAAAATGAAATGTTGCTCTCTCCGTAATACTTTTATGTCACTAGTTAATATTATGTTAATGATATGTTCAAGGAAAGTACAATTTTGTTAGGTCCTATATATGAAATACATTATGTTTGTAGTATAATTATAAACTAGTCCAGACTTATATGAAAAGTAAAATGTTCAACATTATAAGAGAAacgtcagtttttttttttaattaaacggAACAACAGATTATATAAACTGCTACcataagaaaacaaacaaacatggaAACTGACTTTTAAAAGCAACTGACATATTCTTGACCAGGTACAGTACATTTAAATACACATATACCAGTAAGCAGTCAACAGTGTGTTATAAATCTTTATCACAATGAAAACTCATTAATATGTCAAGacacatattttaaaagaatCAAACAAGACAACAATGAATTATGTGTATGAAGTTGATTTAAATCAAAACTGGTATAAAACAACTAGCTGAATAAATATCTTAACTTTATCATTCGCAAAGAAAAAgggaataaatttcaaaacacaaacaataagaCATAATTCATAATCTAGCCAAGCTTACAAAAACATAATAACATAATACATTAATATTTGTTGTGTTAACAACAGGACACAGAGAAATGCGGATTCACACTTGACAAACCAGTCATATTCTTGAATAAGTCACGTTTGATACTTAGCAGACTAGAAATGATAGATAGTAAGCAACACTTTGTGACGTGGTAAACATTGTTAGTTCGTTTACACAGAGACGCATCGTATACATGTAGATCAACCAGTTGGTTATGGTATCCAAAAGTTTACGGAGTGTAATGTTTAATCTTTCCTCCATATAACTCTGTTGAAGTAGTTTCTGCACAAGGAGCATACCTCTATATATAAAGTTCGTATTATCTGAATATGCACGCGTCCAACGTATCAACTGAGAAATGTAAACGCCATACAATAGGGTTTAAGGTTTGAAGCAGTATCACAAGAATTCCTTATCTATTTTTGTCAGATTCAagtgaattgtttttatttagttAATTTTTATAATCTCATACATCCAAGTGTACTTGTTATTTAAGAGATTACTGTAATATGGGATGTAAGAACCGAACACAAAAGGAGCAATTCACtggtatataagaaaaacatatacTATTTTAGATAacgaattattttaaattaattgtcACGAGGACAAGgcattttagttatttattgtacGCTTATCAATACATGCATCTGAACAGAAGTTGAAagtttctataaattttctggtAGATGCAGAGAGAGAGTGATATAAGGAGAGTGGGGAAAATGTTAACAGGCAAACGCAACAGTAGTACACTGCTGTTTCATAATCTTAAATCGATTAACGAAAACAAATACGGGTCAAAAATTAAAGCAAGCGAACGTGTATGTGcttattgatttaaaataaaattcagtTTGTTTGTCAATTATCAACATGAAATTGTATATTTCGTTTTAGATAACTTACAAAATACAGTTAAACATGAACACTTCCTTGTAGTTACAATACAAGATAAAGCAGGTATGTTGTTACACTTGAATGTATACTGAACAAAATTAGTATCGCACATACgataacattaaaaatatttggtgaagtcaaattacaaataaatgcaagccAAATCAGTATAACATtagttttatgacgtcaaattatTAACAAAAACGCACGAATTACCATGCATCCACATTATTTGTAATACCATCTTACCTCGACATAAACATGACAAGAATAACAACAATGATAAAATAGTTTATCCTGATTTATAGTAATTtatcgcaatttgattggctgtttTAGatgaaatatctaaatatatttggttgatattgtcctaataattgaatttgaatataagaatatgtaatataacaaaatcaggataaattcgttacaaaGTGTGTAATTGTCCTTATACGGAATATATCGGGTctataaaattcatatcgggtgtgGCTATGCCTCATCCGGTATACATTTAATTATTGACCCTAAAGATTCTCGTATagggacaattgcacactgtgaaACTAATAGTCTAATACTGCTATTGTCAAACAATTTGATTATTCTTTTCGAAAGAAACATCAAACACACACATATATGCGTATCTTCATTTGTTTAGTATATCATATAATGTCATTGAATCATTTATCAgttgtttgtttacaaaatacaGAAATCGAAACCTctttatatcatttgtttcatATGCATACAGTACATTGAAATGTTTGACCCGATTTTATTTAGTgtgattatttttggaataactGATTGCTTTTCCAGAATTTCAACAGTCGGTTCGTAAATCGTGATCTTGAattattttaactattttactTAGTCTGCTAACGTACAACTATatgcttttttttatgtatattgtcATTACAGAATCAGCCTAATTACGCGTATAACGAAACTCCATATCAGTTATTCTCATCGTCAGGTACTTGTAGGACGATATGTGATTTCAGATGGGGAGGGGCAAGAATGAGGTACAAGAAAAATGTAAAGATGTCCTTTTCAAGAAATCCTATTGTTTGTTTCAGATGAGACCTTTAAACCTTACATAGACGtgcataaaatacatttaattttgttttcaaggTACAAAACAATAAGTTCTTCAAAAAATGATCTGCAAATATTCTCAATTCTTAAAAGATTACGCTATTACAATACTGTAAAATCACATGATTTACGACACATTTGTGAAAAACAAAGATCTGGAATATCAAACCTGCCTGCTaactgtgaaatatatattttaatattcctCATTTATAACCTTtgaaaaaactttaattttgtaaCTTATATCCCATCGATACATCAATCACGAAGTATTCCTTTAATGATTGTATGtgaatgtaaagaaaatgtttattgAAGTTATGAAAACCTATGCATtctttatcaaaatagttaatgAAAAGAATTTAACCGTTTTGCAATTTAACGTGTTTTCTGTTTAAAGGATTAGAAAAAAGTCATTCAAGAATATTTCATCATACGTCTTACTTAAATGAAAATTCGGTACAAAATTAAACACACAGCATTATTATGCCATTTAcaggaaaaatcattaaaaaaatctgaCCCGTTATTAGCCACTGTCTTTAGTCAAATATCATGTGTTTAACTGTGTGTTTCCGTTTTATTCTAGGAAAATGTATTACTATAGCTAATGGCACGACTGGTATAATTAAGTGTGGACCTAGTCAGCACATTCACATGGAAAATATTTGGTTAGGAAATAACATGTGTCTATCACTGGGAACACGCTTCAACGTGTATAAGTCtacaatacaaaatataacatgtcaaAATGTTTCAATATGTACCGTTCCGTTTTTCTCAGGTATACACAAATACCTCAACATACACTATCAATGTACAGGTTGGTATGTTATATCACTAGTGTTTGTGTTATGCTTTGTAAAACTATACTGTATTTTGCTTCAATAAAATTGGCACTGCAAATTTTTTCTACGAAAAAATGATATAGTAGTGATAATCCACTATAAGCTCTTGCATATATGCAGTATTATACTGATTTACCATACAATACTAGAGAATTgagcgagagaaaaaaaaagaccTATTTCCTTGGTAAAGCAAAgtctaaattgaaataaaacattaatcTGATTAAAAGGTATACAGTATATACTTAGTATCATATTTTTCAGACCAAAATAGATACTAAGGcctaaaaacatgaaaaaagaaaaacaaaacaaaacagcagTTGAAATAAGTGTTTTGAATAAAGTATAAAATCCACATAACTCTATTTCATGAAAATGATagaattgaaatttgttttaggTTGTTTATCTGTACCTCCTAACGATCAACGAGTAATCAGTTGTCCAGAACACACCACCATTAACGTTTACGATGTTTGGAATTCAATGAAGCATGGATGCCCTGCATACAATCAAATCCACAGAATATacattaaaaatttcaacattaatTGTGAAAGAGGTGTTAATTGTTCTATATATAACAGTCATAGATCGACCATTCTTAGTTTATATTTCCACTGTGAAGGTTGGTATATATGTGCTACACTAGAgtcattgaaatattttattcaaatatgtggAAGAGTATGTTAAtgtaaatttaaacaatttgatatgactttttgaaatttgaagcAAAACAAAAAGGATGAATAAAGTTTCCCTATTCATGCTATTTTGAATTCAATCTCAAaagtgtaaaattttatttattattgaataTTAAAGGCACTTTATTTATTGAACACCAATGTTTGAAACCAATTTTATATATTGCCACATTTTAACATGCTAAagaatgttacattttaatgcaaTAATTCAGATTCTACATGctttacttataaaaaaaatatatctctcaAACTGTTAACATTTATGTGTTGAGCTATCTACAGGCGATACTACGTGTGTGATATGTTCTAAGTaatccacaaaaaaataattgtctcAGAGTACACAAAATGAGATTTTATACTATAAATGTCTGTTATTGTCAAACAACATGTTGTAAAAGGCCCTATAATTCTACATTTATATACCTGACAACTTTCAACCACCAAATACATATCTAAAATTAGTTTAACCCCAACGCCTGTTTCAAGTTAGAAGCCTATGGCCTTTGTGAGTGTTGTGTGATTTAAAATtcaagttcatttatatgttttggaatcTAGTATGCAGTCTATTTTCACAGAACTAGTAGAAGTGATAacgaaaatggggaatgtgccaaagaaagAACAACTCGACCAAGGAGCAGATAACAGACGAAAAAaatacttgttcagtgaaaatggacgtcataccaaacttcgaaatatataaaagaaactaaaataaaaaatcataaaagactaacaaaggtaagaggctcctaacttgggaaaGATGCAAAAATTGAGCGGggttcaacatttgtttttagatCTTTACATTCCCCCTATACCTgcagccaatgtagaaaaacaaacacacagcaatacgaacagtaaaactcagttcacatgtatgtttaggggccagtttaAGGTGGCCTTCAGGAACTAGATTTTCACTCTATATTTAAGACCCTTTGGTGGCAATTGGCTTTTTCCTGCTCTTTTTgaattgttgtctctttaatacATTCCACGTTTTAATTATCAGTTTTATAAATCCCAGAAATGGAGAAgaacaatatcattttattttgaagttataCATTTGAACTAACTTACTAATATAGTTCAAATATTTTACGATCGCTATCTTTTGAATACACGCATTGCTGTTTTAGGAATATTAACAAGCTTGACAAATCCAATGACGATACAGACAACCCCATCTTTCAACAGGGGAAAAGGAAAATCATCTATCACAAGTATAACAACTAGACCTTCAAGAGAAATGCGGTCTTTGTCTTCTGCTATTGCTTCTACAGAAAAAACAAGTAAGAAATGAATAAGAAAATTTTAATGGAATAAgattgctgtaaaattttaaactCTGATGTCTTTCGTAGAAAAATCATAAGTCAAGTAGAGTCAAAATTTCGCCACGAATATTCCGTTCAGCATTGAAACACACAAACAATTACATTGTTAAGCTTCTAGACGATTATTCAAGAATATCAAGCAgccatttaaaatataattatgattATCACCCAGTTTCTCATTTTTCTCTTTTCAGGCGTATTGGTTGGTATTGGTTAGTTCGAATATTTCGcctgtctttttttatattaatactaACTTCTAGTCAATTTGATAATTTATGAAAAGGATTTCCTACAAGTGTTATTTTAATAGAAGGAAAATCATCTACATATATCTGTTTGGCAATCTCGTATCAAATTGCTCTAAAGTAACTTTCAAAAAAAGATTTATCTTACTTATGTACATACGTGAAAATCGCAACGGGTGTACCAGTGGCACAGGGTCTGCTTTCAATCTTGGGAACTTGTGATCCTGTAGTTTTTTGTGGGTTCGTGTTGCCCAATCTTTAGTTATGTATTTTGTTCTTTGTAAACTGTTGTCTTGTGGTCGTTTTAATTTTCCACTTACAAGTTTGACTATTAGTTGATATCTCTCACTTTTGATTGAATTGGTTCCTTACATAACAATAGCCATGCGCTGACTTGAATTAATGATCCCCATTCTGACTTGATGTATATTTGTTTAGATTCCGAACAGCCAAACAGAATCTCAACCTTGATTAGGTTTTTACCTTTACATGTTCTATGAGAGaaaaaattaaagtaatgatATTTCTATTCAAAAGTCACCCTTAGACATTTTACACTTGCAACAGAAAACTCATAAGTTATATTGAATTAATAGGTTGACAAATTTCAGTGTTAAAGTTTGTTTACGTCAGACTAACGTTTCGTTATCAAAAGCCTCATGGCTATAATAACAATCCA
Protein-coding sequences here:
- the LOC143051334 gene encoding uncharacterized protein LOC143051334, with product MFDPILFSVIIFGITDCFSRISTVGKCITIANGTTGIIKCGPSQHIHMENIWLGNNMCLSLGTRFNVYKSTIQNITCQNVSICTVPFFSGIHKYLNIHYQCTGCLSVPPNDQRVISCPEHTTINVYDVWNSMKHGCPAYNQIHRIYIKNFNINCERGVNCSIYNSHRSTILSLYFHCEGILTSLTNPMTIQTTPSFNRGKGKSSITSITTRPSREMRSLSSAIASTEKTIGNTLNQQSEKAFPVGFAAGAVAAGIIIILLIPFAVFLYRRRYRNSIQKPRQKLDTRSNPTYESETDVKIYSQNLNMESSIYTEPVELENDQDIVRTPHDNVNTDNITYDYARESNYLNDDTSDNMEQEVGDTYQTKQMNYNTYSHLQDTFIDSDDTTYDHAIHHRIIEMSENNYCVSRSQMSDDDYDVSGNHNRSNHMDSSDTIYN